The following are encoded together in the Salinibacterium sp. UTAS2018 genome:
- a CDS encoding anti-sigma factor domain-containing protein, which produces MNDRNDDIAAQSGAYALNALSPEEREAFEKHLAASHETRTETTELSDTAVALGMAIDPVTPPPALKANLMAMIAQTPQLPREADVAVATDDTSSSVDDASAPLSNVTPLAASVSLAADDSAEQSSTSAAAPATPAERKAQARWFTRPATALAAVAAAVALIVTGGVVAESIGRTSVEQSSFAVAQADQLAAINAASDSQRLVSTVAGGATATFVWSGELASSAVIVDGLEALPADQVYELWYIDEAGARPAGLMNAADDGPTWRVLDGDMAIGDVVGVTIEPKGGSDAPTTDPIVVFESA; this is translated from the coding sequence ATGAACGACCGCAACGACGACATCGCCGCCCAGTCTGGCGCTTACGCTCTCAACGCGTTGAGCCCAGAAGAGCGCGAAGCATTCGAGAAGCACCTCGCTGCTTCCCACGAAACCCGCACCGAAACCACCGAGTTGTCTGACACGGCGGTGGCGCTCGGAATGGCTATTGACCCGGTCACGCCGCCCCCTGCCCTCAAGGCAAACCTCATGGCGATGATTGCGCAGACTCCGCAATTGCCGCGCGAGGCAGACGTCGCTGTAGCGACTGACGATACGTCGAGCAGCGTGGATGACGCATCCGCGCCTCTCTCCAACGTCACGCCTCTGGCGGCTTCGGTTTCGCTCGCGGCTGACGATTCGGCTGAGCAGTCGAGCACCTCGGCTGCTGCCCCGGCAACACCCGCGGAGCGCAAGGCCCAGGCTCGCTGGTTCACGCGTCCGGCGACTGCGTTGGCGGCTGTCGCCGCGGCAGTGGCACTTATCGTTACCGGTGGAGTTGTTGCCGAATCAATCGGCCGCACGTCAGTTGAGCAGTCAAGTTTTGCGGTTGCTCAGGCAGACCAACTCGCGGCGATCAACGCCGCCAGCGATTCACAGCGTCTCGTATCTACCGTTGCGGGGGGCGCCACGGCGACCTTCGTGTGGTCGGGGGAGCTCGCGTCATCCGCTGTCATCGTGGATGGTCTTGAGGCTTTGCCCGCCGACCAGGTCTATGAGCTCTGGTACATCGACGAGGCGGGCGCTCGCCCGGCCGGCCTCATGAATGCTGCTGACGATGGCCCCACCTGGCGTGTGCTCGATGGCGATATGGCTATCGGTGATGTTGTGGGTGTCACGATCGAACCCAAGGGCGGCTCTGATGCGCCAACCACCGACCCGATTGTGGTCTTCGAAAGCGCGTAA
- a CDS encoding sigma-70 family RNA polymerase sigma factor, protein MSREADVGVTPEDSGVPATSPQDLLERVATGDQAAFSELYDQMAPRVFGLVKRLLRDHSQSEEVMQEIFLEIWQTATRFDANKGAAVSWILTMAHRRTVDRVRASQSSRDRDVRIGIRDHNPDYDHVSETIEVRLEHERVEKAMSRLTELQRQAVSLAYYGGYSHSEVATMLKVPVGTVKTRLRDGMIRLRDEMGVAS, encoded by the coding sequence ATGTCTCGTGAAGCTGATGTCGGCGTAACGCCCGAAGATTCGGGCGTGCCTGCCACGAGCCCGCAAGACCTATTAGAGCGTGTCGCCACTGGAGATCAGGCCGCATTTAGCGAACTGTACGACCAGATGGCCCCTCGAGTTTTTGGACTCGTCAAGAGGCTCCTGCGCGACCATTCGCAGTCCGAAGAAGTAATGCAAGAAATCTTCTTAGAGATTTGGCAAACCGCAACCCGATTCGATGCGAATAAGGGTGCAGCGGTGAGTTGGATTCTCACGATGGCTCACCGCCGAACTGTTGACCGTGTACGTGCATCGCAGTCGTCTCGCGACCGCGACGTTCGTATCGGCATCCGTGATCACAACCCGGACTACGATCACGTCTCAGAAACCATTGAAGTCCGACTCGAACACGAAAGGGTAGAGAAGGCCATGTCCCGACTGACAGAACTCCAGCGCCAAGCTGTCTCCCTTGCGTATTACGGCGGCTATAGCCACAGTGAGGTGGCGACCATGCTCAAGGTTCCCGTTGGCACTGTAAAAACCCGACTACGTGATGGAATGATCCGCTTACGCGACGAAATGGGGGTGGCATCATGA
- a CDS encoding PotD/PotF family extracellular solute-binding protein: MKQKPLPADPMIRELVRQARQSTMSRRTLLSGAAAGATGLALAACAPSSRNGLTAAEDTSETNSTVRWDNWALYVDVNDDGTYPTIDAFTAQTGINVVYNEVVDDNNTYYADVNGRLSLGQDIGTDVVCLTDWIVARLIRFGYIQKLDHANIPNIANLLPALKDVDFDPGREMSVPYQGGFAGIAWNKEQLPAGLRSVQDLWNPELKGRVGALSEMRDTMGLIMLDQGVDISGDWGVDEYDTALEELSKQVSAGQILNFSGNSYMDDLISGATVAAIVWSGDIVQLNAEHGDKWGFAVPEAGGAIWNDNFMVPIGSPAKSNVEELINYYYDPAVAAEVAAYVNYITPVAGAKEAAAAIDPALANNTLIFPDDDMLARSYVFRGLDSSEEQTFNTAFQRVLLGS, encoded by the coding sequence ATGAAACAAAAGCCGTTACCCGCCGACCCCATGATCCGCGAGCTCGTGCGCCAAGCCCGACAATCGACCATGAGCCGACGCACTCTGCTCTCGGGGGCCGCAGCCGGCGCGACGGGACTGGCACTCGCCGCCTGTGCCCCCAGCTCCCGCAACGGCCTGACCGCTGCCGAAGACACGAGCGAAACCAACAGCACCGTGCGGTGGGACAACTGGGCACTCTACGTCGACGTCAACGATGACGGCACCTACCCGACGATCGACGCCTTCACCGCCCAGACCGGAATCAACGTCGTGTACAACGAGGTCGTAGACGACAACAACACTTATTACGCGGACGTCAACGGCCGGCTCTCGCTCGGTCAGGACATCGGAACTGACGTCGTGTGTCTCACCGACTGGATTGTGGCCCGCCTCATTCGATTCGGCTACATCCAAAAGCTCGATCACGCCAACATCCCCAATATTGCCAACTTGCTCCCGGCGCTCAAAGATGTTGATTTCGACCCCGGGCGGGAGATGAGCGTTCCCTACCAAGGTGGATTTGCGGGGATCGCCTGGAACAAGGAACAGTTGCCCGCTGGACTGCGTTCAGTTCAGGATCTATGGAACCCTGAGCTCAAAGGTCGCGTAGGCGCGCTCTCGGAAATGCGCGACACCATGGGACTCATCATGCTGGATCAGGGCGTGGATATCTCGGGCGACTGGGGCGTCGACGAATACGACACCGCTTTAGAGGAACTCAGTAAGCAGGTCTCCGCCGGCCAAATTCTGAACTTCTCCGGAAACTCCTACATGGACGACCTCATTAGCGGCGCCACGGTCGCCGCAATCGTGTGGTCAGGCGACATCGTCCAGCTCAATGCTGAGCACGGCGACAAGTGGGGTTTCGCCGTTCCCGAGGCGGGCGGAGCAATCTGGAACGACAACTTCATGGTGCCGATTGGCAGCCCCGCAAAGTCGAACGTAGAAGAACTCATTAATTACTACTACGACCCGGCTGTTGCCGCTGAGGTCGCCGCCTACGTGAACTACATCACGCCAGTAGCGGGCGCCAAAGAAGCGGCGGCAGCGATCGACCCCGCGCTCGCCAACAACACCCTCATTTTTCCGGATGACGACATGCTCGCTCGTTCCTACGTCTTTCGCGGACTCGACAGTTCAGAAGAACAGACCTTCAACACGGCGTTCCAGCGGGTGCTGCTCGGTTCTTAA
- a CDS encoding DNA-directed RNA polymerase subunit beta, with the protein MAENFHKPTQYSTDKFDTYEGGQDPAQIMRAAHDTAHALLEGARNSDDPAVLERIIAYTDQNGIDALAELWSRSSAGSLPGALWRIYLLRAVIQQDAVGTSLLFQRGIDTLATIDAAVTGAVNPTGPNEIKDLADQILRGLFDGDFGVALDRAASFSRILASGAGSVADDQELLNPERASELTTRADRYARMATEFTACAKLFRAGSLD; encoded by the coding sequence ATGGCCGAAAATTTCCATAAGCCCACGCAGTACTCGACAGATAAGTTTGACACATACGAAGGCGGACAAGATCCGGCCCAAATAATGCGCGCTGCCCACGATACAGCCCACGCGCTGCTTGAAGGTGCACGAAACTCGGATGACCCTGCCGTACTCGAGCGAATCATCGCCTATACCGACCAAAACGGTATCGATGCTCTCGCCGAGTTGTGGTCGCGATCGAGCGCCGGCAGCCTACCGGGCGCGCTCTGGCGTATCTATTTGCTGCGTGCCGTCATCCAGCAGGATGCGGTCGGTACAAGCCTGCTCTTTCAACGCGGCATTGACACTCTCGCCACAATTGACGCTGCCGTCACGGGAGCAGTGAATCCCACGGGCCCGAACGAGATCAAAGATCTGGCGGATCAGATTCTGCGCGGCCTTTTTGATGGCGACTTCGGTGTTGCCCTCGATCGCGCAGCATCCTTCAGCCGCATCCTTGCTTCGGGCGCGGGAAGCGTCGCTGACGATCAGGAACTGCTCAACCCGGAACGCGCGAGCGAACTCACTACCCGAGCCGATCGATACGCCCGGATGGCGACCGAGTTCACGGCGTGCGCAAAACTATTTCGCGCCGGCTCGCTCGACTGA
- a CDS encoding NAD(P)-dependent oxidoreductase — MSSSPLRIAVTGGNGKLGRATVAGLRAAGHTVIVLDMAGPDRTQFTHVELTDYGQVVDALAGVNDRHEGLDAVAHLGAIPAPGLWSDAATFHNNMNATFNVFQACKRLGIKTIAYASSETVLGLPFETPPPYIPLDEEYETRPESTYSMVKHLEEEMAQKFVRWDPTLSITALRFSNVMDPADYAEFPSFDADARQRSWNLWGYIDARDGANAIRRALETSRPGYDVFNIFAADTVMTRPNAELLAEVFPGVEVRGELGVNTSLTSIAKAERLLGWVPQHSWRD, encoded by the coding sequence ATGTCATCCTCTCCCCTTCGCATCGCCGTCACGGGCGGAAATGGCAAGCTCGGGCGCGCGACCGTTGCCGGCTTGCGTGCCGCCGGCCACACGGTGATCGTGCTCGACATGGCTGGCCCTGATCGCACTCAGTTCACGCACGTCGAGCTCACTGACTACGGCCAAGTGGTGGATGCTCTCGCTGGTGTCAATGACCGGCATGAGGGTCTGGATGCCGTTGCTCACCTCGGCGCGATCCCCGCACCAGGCCTGTGGTCGGATGCGGCCACCTTCCACAACAATATGAACGCGACCTTCAACGTCTTTCAGGCGTGCAAGCGACTCGGCATTAAGACGATCGCCTACGCCTCAAGCGAGACCGTGCTTGGGCTGCCGTTCGAGACTCCCCCGCCGTACATCCCGCTCGACGAGGAGTACGAGACACGCCCCGAGTCGACCTACTCGATGGTGAAGCACCTCGAAGAAGAGATGGCGCAGAAGTTTGTGCGCTGGGACCCCACCCTCAGCATCACCGCACTCCGGTTCTCTAACGTGATGGACCCCGCCGATTACGCCGAGTTTCCGAGCTTCGATGCGGATGCCCGGCAGCGGTCGTGGAACCTCTGGGGTTACATCGATGCTCGCGACGGCGCCAACGCCATCCGTCGGGCTCTGGAAACCTCCCGCCCCGGCTACGACGTCTTCAACATCTTTGCCGCCGACACCGTTATGACCCGCCCCAATGCGGAGTTGCTCGCCGAAGTGTTCCCCGGCGTGGAAGTTCGCGGCGAGCTCGGAGTCAACACGTCGCTCACGTCGATCGCCAAAGCCGAGCGGTTGCTCGGCTGGGTGCCGCAGCACAGCTGGCGGGACTAG
- a CDS encoding nuclease-related domain-containing protein, with protein sequence MTDELRAARPVSRPAAPTDLTNRPAAYSVIAELFRVQETMAQRSLFRRIFGFRPVHPDAQSWFSGAIGERAVGRLLAQLGPEWTVLHAVPVGSGDSDIDHVVIGPPGVFTINTKRHPGKKIWVGERILMVAGQKTDHLRNSRHEAKRAAALLAKAAGVAVDVHPIVAIVEPASFAFKQRPADVSIMDARALPRWLKRRRAVLAPVELSRIVDAATEARTWHPTAELSIDATAIDRFADLKGEDTRARIVRVVWASAAAIAVALVAYNYVLPTISAAMIAGVGAL encoded by the coding sequence ATGACTGACGAACTACGCGCTGCCCGACCCGTTTCTCGGCCGGCAGCGCCAACTGATCTCACCAATCGGCCCGCGGCTTACTCGGTCATAGCGGAGCTGTTTCGGGTTCAGGAAACGATGGCGCAGCGTTCGCTGTTTCGTCGCATTTTCGGCTTCAGGCCGGTTCATCCGGATGCCCAAAGCTGGTTTTCAGGGGCGATCGGAGAGCGTGCCGTGGGGAGACTGCTCGCGCAGCTGGGGCCCGAGTGGACTGTTCTACACGCCGTCCCCGTGGGATCAGGCGACAGCGATATCGATCACGTGGTGATCGGGCCGCCCGGTGTGTTCACCATCAACACCAAGCGCCATCCCGGCAAAAAGATCTGGGTCGGCGAACGCATACTCATGGTGGCGGGCCAGAAAACGGACCACCTCCGGAACTCCCGCCACGAAGCAAAGCGCGCGGCCGCGCTGTTGGCGAAGGCCGCTGGCGTCGCCGTGGACGTGCATCCGATTGTGGCAATCGTCGAACCGGCATCCTTCGCTTTCAAGCAGAGACCCGCGGACGTCAGCATCATGGATGCGCGCGCTCTCCCTCGGTGGCTGAAGCGGCGCAGGGCCGTGCTGGCCCCGGTCGAACTCTCGCGAATTGTCGACGCTGCGACTGAGGCTCGAACCTGGCACCCGACTGCGGAACTTTCGATCGATGCAACCGCTATCGATCGCTTCGCTGACCTCAAGGGCGAAGACACTCGCGCGCGGATCGTGCGAGTGGTGTGGGCAAGCGCCGCCGCCATAGCGGTCGCCCTCGTGGCCTACAACTACGTTTTGCCGACGATCTCGGCGGCGATGATCGCGGGCGTGGGTGCCCTGTAG
- a CDS encoding phosphodiesterase, giving the protein MTGYVSQYPRPDHYVLHLSDVHLLAGGRRLYDSLDSETKLRQLFAELEASGSRPEAIVITGDLADKGEAAAYRALREIVEPVAHRLGAQVVWVMGNHDDRSTFTTTLLDEPATTAPIDRVVNVNGLRIIALDSTVPGAHHGDISDAQLLWLQNELATPAPHGTILAMHHPPVPTVLDLAVTVELRSQKELAAVIRGSDIRSIIAGHLHYSTTATFAGIPVSVASATCYTQDLNVPVGGTRGRDGAQSFNLVHVYDETVLHSVVPLGDYGSLSYVTPEETAGILEREGITIAPPINPHVVPATVAV; this is encoded by the coding sequence ATGACCGGCTACGTGTCGCAGTACCCTCGACCCGACCACTACGTGTTACATCTCAGCGACGTGCACCTTCTGGCTGGTGGTCGGCGCCTGTATGACAGTCTCGACAGTGAAACCAAATTGCGGCAATTGTTTGCCGAGCTCGAAGCATCCGGGTCACGCCCCGAAGCAATCGTGATCACAGGCGACCTCGCTGACAAGGGAGAAGCTGCCGCCTACCGTGCGCTCCGTGAGATCGTTGAGCCTGTCGCCCACCGCCTCGGCGCCCAAGTGGTGTGGGTCATGGGCAACCACGACGACCGCAGCACCTTTACGACCACCCTTCTTGACGAGCCCGCCACCACAGCGCCCATCGACCGCGTGGTGAACGTGAATGGATTGCGCATCATTGCGCTCGACTCGACCGTTCCGGGCGCCCACCATGGCGATATTTCGGATGCCCAGCTGCTGTGGTTGCAGAACGAACTCGCCACCCCGGCACCCCACGGCACCATTCTCGCCATGCACCACCCTCCGGTACCCACCGTGCTCGATCTTGCCGTCACGGTCGAACTGCGCTCCCAAAAAGAACTCGCCGCAGTGATTCGCGGCAGCGACATCCGCAGCATCATTGCCGGCCACCTGCACTACTCGACAACCGCCACGTTTGCCGGCATCCCCGTCTCAGTAGCATCAGCGACTTGCTACACGCAAGACCTCAACGTGCCCGTCGGCGGTACGCGCGGTCGGGATGGTGCCCAGTCGTTCAACCTCGTGCACGTCTATGACGAAACAGTGCTGCACTCGGTCGTGCCACTGGGCGACTATGGCAGCCTGTCGTACGTCACGCCGGAGGAAACCGCCGGAATTTTGGAGCGCGAAGGAATCACCATCGCGCCGCCCATCAACCCGCACGTCGTGCCCGCCACCGTCGCGGTATAG
- a CDS encoding stealth family protein translates to MIDHVSSPAVVNRDDVVLHDGLLALSNDTLTPREAVRDDLLFLRGVLDNAEISFLLVRGDGETPVLAVDWKDRKALKIALVAACQNEPFYVKPARIKESGKPVASDARDSPVLVADGVLVSAIKAKAMMLFRPRVEPAGRLRFDAPFGVRLELWEHVRDEVVAPNPNALMRRWLPRSEAMSDTVEFYGQSWPTLKGMFDPLASDIRFDIDIVFSWVDGAEVEWQKARAARMANFVVGEGDDSEARFRQLDELKYALRSIHLFAPWIRNIYIATDSPRPAWLAEHPRVTLMRSEDFFANHDDLPTHNSHAVESQLHNIPGLSEHFLYSNDDMFFGRSVSPSAFFTPGGISKFIEARTRIGLGASSIERSGFENAARVNRRLLQEKFGATITRHLEHAATPLRISVMKELEHTFPEDFARTSASAFRQATDVSVTNSLYHYYALLSGKAMIQADAKVKYVDTTSLEGLRKMRSLLRKRSSDFFCLNDGSFPEISAEDRASAVRSFLDEYYPVAAPWELPEAE, encoded by the coding sequence ATGATTGATCATGTTTCTTCTCCCGCGGTTGTGAACCGTGACGACGTTGTTCTGCACGATGGACTGCTCGCACTGAGCAATGACACCCTGACGCCGCGCGAAGCGGTGCGTGATGACCTCTTGTTTCTGCGCGGAGTCCTTGACAATGCGGAGATTTCTTTCCTGCTCGTGCGTGGAGACGGTGAAACTCCGGTTCTGGCGGTCGATTGGAAAGACCGCAAGGCGCTGAAGATTGCTTTGGTCGCTGCGTGTCAGAATGAGCCGTTTTATGTGAAGCCAGCGCGCATCAAAGAGAGTGGCAAGCCTGTCGCCTCGGATGCTCGTGATAGCCCCGTTCTCGTGGCCGATGGCGTGCTGGTCTCGGCGATCAAGGCGAAAGCGATGATGCTGTTCCGCCCTCGCGTTGAGCCCGCCGGAAGGCTCCGCTTCGACGCGCCCTTCGGTGTGCGTCTCGAACTGTGGGAACACGTGCGCGATGAAGTCGTTGCGCCCAACCCAAACGCTCTCATGCGTCGCTGGCTACCGCGCAGTGAAGCAATGAGTGACACCGTCGAGTTTTATGGCCAGTCGTGGCCGACGCTCAAAGGTATGTTCGACCCGTTGGCCAGCGACATCCGGTTCGACATCGACATCGTGTTCTCGTGGGTCGATGGCGCTGAGGTGGAATGGCAAAAGGCGCGGGCTGCCCGCATGGCGAACTTCGTTGTGGGCGAGGGCGATGACTCAGAGGCCCGTTTTAGGCAGTTGGATGAACTGAAGTACGCGCTGCGTTCAATCCACCTGTTCGCCCCCTGGATTCGCAACATTTACATTGCCACTGATTCACCTCGTCCGGCATGGTTGGCCGAGCATCCTCGGGTCACGTTGATGCGCAGTGAAGACTTCTTCGCGAACCACGACGATCTGCCGACCCATAACTCTCACGCGGTCGAAAGTCAGCTGCACAACATCCCCGGTCTCAGTGAACATTTCTTGTATTCCAACGACGACATGTTCTTCGGCCGTTCGGTAAGCCCCTCCGCCTTCTTCACTCCGGGAGGAATCTCAAAGTTCATTGAAGCCCGCACTCGTATTGGTCTGGGAGCGAGCAGCATTGAGCGGTCGGGCTTCGAGAATGCGGCCCGTGTGAACCGCCGGCTTTTGCAAGAAAAATTCGGTGCCACGATCACTCGTCACCTAGAGCACGCGGCAACCCCGTTGCGCATCTCGGTCATGAAAGAGCTCGAGCACACCTTCCCAGAAGACTTTGCCCGCACGAGCGCGAGCGCATTCCGGCAAGCAACCGACGTGTCGGTAACGAACTCGCTGTATCACTACTACGCGCTACTCAGCGGCAAGGCGATGATTCAGGCGGATGCCAAGGTCAAGTACGTCGACACGACTTCGCTCGAAGGTTTGCGCAAGATGCGCTCGCTGTTGCGCAAGCGCTCGAGTGACTTCTTTTGCCTCAACGATGGCAGTTTCCCCGAGATCTCGGCCGAAGATCGCGCGTCGGCCGTGCGCTCGTTCCTGGACGAGTACTACCCGGTTGCTGCCCCGTGGGAGCTGCCCGAAGCAGAATAG
- a CDS encoding cysteine hydrolase family protein, whose translation MAAALIVVDVQQGFDDAAYWGPRNNPDCESNIGVLIGHWRRKGWPIVYVRHDSQDETSPLHPSAAGNAFKEMLAGTPDLLVTKSVNSSFHGTPDLDEWLKASAIESIVICGITTNHCCETTARVGGNLGYDVTFVIDATHTFDRDGPFGEEVEADELSRITGVNVHDEFGTVALTHDIVGPGSSAGYGGVVI comes from the coding sequence ATGGCTGCAGCACTCATCGTTGTCGATGTACAGCAAGGTTTTGATGATGCTGCCTACTGGGGGCCTCGCAATAATCCTGACTGCGAATCCAACATCGGGGTGCTCATCGGCCACTGGCGTCGCAAAGGCTGGCCCATTGTCTATGTGCGCCACGACTCTCAGGACGAGACCTCGCCGCTGCATCCGAGCGCTGCGGGCAACGCGTTCAAAGAGATGCTGGCCGGCACTCCTGATCTGCTTGTCACCAAGAGTGTGAACTCGAGTTTTCATGGCACCCCCGACCTCGACGAGTGGCTGAAAGCATCCGCTATCGAGTCGATTGTGATCTGCGGCATCACCACCAATCACTGCTGCGAGACCACCGCACGCGTGGGTGGCAACCTCGGCTACGACGTGACGTTCGTGATCGATGCCACCCACACATTTGACCGGGATGGCCCCTTCGGCGAAGAAGTGGAGGCCGACGAGCTCTCCCGCATCACCGGAGTGAACGTACACGATGAGTTCGGCACCGTTGCGTTGACCCACGACATAGTCGGCCCTGGGTCGAGCGCTGGCTACGGCGGAGTGGTGATTTAG
- a CDS encoding VIT1/CCC1 family protein, translating to MSPTPRASDVRRWRRYLAAERAEAAVYRDLASRRTGEEREILLALAAAEKRHEDHWLTLLGEQAGRPLPTDPRTRMLGFLARRFGSVFVLALAQRAESRSPYLDDDDATDTMAADEAVHEEVVRALATRGRQRLSGTFRAAVFGANDGLVSNLALVLGMSAAGLPTAVVLLAGVAGLLAGALSMAAGEYVSVRSQLELEAAAAHGPVAVDSVTHLDVDENELALVYRARGMSSHEAELHAAEVLAGRTTEAATATPEHNPIGSALGAAASSFCFFASGAVIPVLPYLFGAEGLAAVVIASLLVGIALLVTGSIVGLLSGASPLKRALRQLAIGYGAATATYLLGLLFGVNLS from the coding sequence GTGAGTCCAACACCCCGAGCGAGCGATGTGCGGCGGTGGCGACGCTATCTCGCCGCCGAACGTGCCGAGGCGGCCGTGTATCGGGATCTGGCATCCCGCCGCACGGGCGAGGAACGGGAGATTTTGCTGGCGCTTGCCGCTGCCGAAAAGCGCCACGAAGACCACTGGCTGACGCTGCTGGGGGAGCAGGCCGGTCGCCCGCTGCCCACTGACCCGCGAACCCGGATGCTCGGCTTCTTGGCTCGTCGCTTTGGTTCCGTATTCGTGCTCGCGCTTGCCCAGCGTGCCGAGTCACGATCGCCGTATCTGGATGACGACGACGCGACCGACACGATGGCCGCCGACGAAGCGGTGCACGAGGAGGTCGTTCGCGCGCTCGCTACCCGCGGGCGTCAACGCCTCTCGGGAACGTTCCGCGCCGCCGTGTTCGGAGCTAACGACGGGCTCGTCTCCAACCTCGCCCTGGTGCTCGGTATGAGCGCCGCCGGGCTTCCGACCGCCGTCGTGCTGCTCGCCGGCGTCGCCGGTCTCCTCGCCGGAGCCCTCTCGATGGCCGCGGGTGAATACGTCTCGGTGCGCTCGCAGCTGGAGCTAGAGGCGGCAGCGGCCCACGGCCCAGTCGCGGTCGACTCCGTCACCCACCTCGACGTCGACGAGAACGAGTTGGCGCTTGTCTACCGCGCTCGCGGCATGAGTTCCCACGAAGCCGAGCTGCACGCCGCTGAAGTACTCGCGGGGCGCACGACGGAAGCCGCGACCGCAACACCAGAGCACAACCCGATCGGTTCGGCTCTGGGAGCTGCGGCATCCAGCTTCTGCTTCTTCGCGTCGGGCGCGGTAATTCCCGTGCTGCCCTACTTGTTCGGTGCAGAAGGGCTTGCCGCCGTGGTGATCGCGTCGCTGCTGGTCGGAATCGCTCTGCTCGTCACCGGCTCCATCGTCGGCCTACTCTCCGGTGCTTCGCCGCTCAAGCGGGCACTGCGTCAACTTGCGATTGGCTACGGCGCCGCTACCGCAACGTACCTCCTTGGGCTCCTCTTCGGTGTGAACTTGAGCTAA
- a CDS encoding aldose 1-epimerase family protein, with amino-acid sequence MNAPTGTQYIITRATEQGEARATITELAASLREFSIGGVELVESYAESAMPPFADGIVLVPWPNRIEDGTWMLDGEAQELDITERDRNNAIHGLLRNAGYSLIERTEGSVTLGATIFPQHGYPFHVHTTVRYELVEGGLRVSHTATNLSDAAAPYALGTHPFFKIGDTPIAQLTLTMTAATRFESNERLIPTGEVAVAGTEFDLSAGRPVGELDLDTAFGGVEVVDGVAARLAAPDGREVRVMVDENFSFVQLFTPRIFPTLNGIGQVVAIEPMTAAPNAFNTGRGLLWLEPGVEFAATWGVEFSA; translated from the coding sequence GTGAACGCGCCTACCGGAACCCAGTACATCATCACTCGAGCCACCGAGCAGGGTGAAGCGCGAGCGACCATCACCGAACTTGCCGCCTCATTGCGTGAGTTCAGCATTGGTGGGGTTGAACTCGTGGAATCCTACGCCGAATCGGCGATGCCACCCTTCGCGGATGGAATCGTGTTGGTGCCGTGGCCCAACCGCATCGAAGATGGCACTTGGATGCTCGATGGTGAGGCGCAGGAGCTCGATATTACCGAGCGCGACCGCAACAACGCGATCCACGGGCTGCTGCGCAATGCCGGCTACTCGCTGATCGAGCGCACCGAAGGTTCGGTCACCCTCGGCGCGACGATCTTCCCGCAACACGGCTACCCCTTTCACGTACACACCACCGTGCGCTATGAACTCGTAGAGGGTGGCCTGCGCGTCAGCCACACCGCCACCAACCTGTCGGATGCCGCCGCCCCGTATGCGCTCGGAACCCACCCCTTCTTCAAGATCGGTGACACTCCCATCGCGCAGCTGACCCTCACGATGACCGCCGCCACTCGCTTCGAATCGAACGAGCGCCTCATCCCGACCGGAGAAGTTGCCGTTGCCGGCACCGAATTCGACCTCAGCGCTGGCCGCCCGGTTGGCGAGCTCGACTTAGACACGGCATTCGGTGGCGTCGAGGTCGTCGATGGTGTTGCCGCTCGCCTCGCCGCGCCCGATGGCCGCGAAGTTCGGGTGATGGTTGACGAGAACTTCAGCTTCGTGCAGTTGTTCACCCCGCGTATCTTTCCCACCCTCAATGGCATTGGCCAAGTTGTCGCGATCGAGCCGATGACGGCAGCCCCTAACGCCTTCAACACGGGTCGCGGACTCCTGTGGCTCGAGCCCGGCGTAGAGTTCGCCGCGACCTGGGGCGTCGAGTTTTCGGCCTAG